The sequence TACACCCGGGGTGCCGGGGTTACCGCCATGACCGACCCAAAGACAATTCACGATTTCTGGGGTTTCCCGCCGGAGCTGCACTCGGTGGAATACAACGCACCCGGTGACCCAGAGGTGGCTGAATTAGTCTCAGACATTGTCAAACCAACATTGGTGCAGCAGGACTATAACTGGGGATTGGATCACGGCACCTGGAGCGTGCTCAAACACATGTTTCCCGACGCCACAATCCCCGTAGTACAGCTGTCTATCGACGCCACGAAGCCGCTGAGCCACCACGTTGAGATGGGCACGAAACTTGCACGCCTCGCGCGGGAAAATAATGTGCTCATTGTGGGGTCTGGCAATGTGGTGCATAACCTGCACATGGTCCAACGCCATGCGGGCGACACTGGCTTCGCCTGGGCTGACGAGTTCGACGAAGATGCCGCCTCCATCATGAAGACAGACCCGGAACGCCTCAACGCTTTGGCCGATCACGCATCCTATTCCCGTGCGGTTCCCACCCCCGATCACTTCCTTCCCTTGGCCTATGTCGCCGGTGCAGCCGCAGGGTTTGGGCACACTGAAGTCGATGAGTTTAATAAGAAGCGCACCTGGGGTTCCCTATCTATGACCGGCTTCACGGTCGAAACAGGAGACTCGCAAGCATGAGTTCGGGCACGATCTTACTGCTTGGCGCTACAAGCGATATCGGTGTGGAGATTGCCGCACGCATTTGCACAGGCCGCGACGTGGTTCTAGCAGCACGACGTGTGGAGGCTCTTTCTGCCGTGGAGCAAAGACTGCGTGATGCCGGTGCACGAGACCTTCGCCGTGTTGCCTTCGAAGCAACGGATCTGGCGTCACACCGCGAGATTGTGCGCGATGCTGCACCGACAACCGCTATCGTCGCGTTTGGTATTTTGGGTACGCAGTCGCGCGCTGAATCCGACGAAGCGCACGTAGCCGAGATTGCCACGGTTGATTACACTGCCCAGATCACCATGCTCACGGTGCTTGCCGACGAAATGTCGCGTGGAGAAATCATCGCGTTTTCTTCCATCGCGGGCTGGCGGGCACGCCGCGCTAACTACGTCTATGGCTCCACGAAGGCAGGCCTTGACGCTTTCTGCCAAGGTCTTGCAGACCGGCTGCACGGCAGCGATCTGGCTCTGATAACCGCCCGTCCCGGTTTTGTCATCGGAAAAATGACCGAGGGCATGAAGCCTGCGATCATGTCGGTCACGCCCGATGTCGTAGCCGCTCACGTAGTCCACGCGATAGGGAAGACAGGCTCGCGCACCGTGTGGATTCCGCGCAGGCTTGCTGTTTTGGCCGCTGCCATGAACCTTGTGCCGCGACCGCTGTGGCGCCACATGCCACGCTAGCCACGCTAGTGATGCGACACTAACACCACCGGCACTACTAGGATGGCCTGCGTGATAGCCCGAACCCTGTTGCCTTTTTGCTACGATCTGCTGCGCAGGCGTCGCGGTGCTGACCCCGATGACGCAAAAGCCACCTGGGTTATCGGCGGGACTCCGGGCACACTTATTCATGCCCGGCGCATCCCTGCGCTTGGTTTGAACACGCGCCTTAACCACGCACATGCATGGCGCATTACCTACGTCACCTCCGACGCTGAGAACCGCACGATCACCTCCACGGGGGTAGTGTTTCGCTCCAATAACCCGTGGCAGGGTGCCGGCCCCCGGCCCACTATTGCTTTCGCTCCGTCCACCCAGGGAGTAGCCCCTCATTGTGACCCGTCCTATTCCAGCACTGTGGGCCTGGAATTTCGGGGCGATTTCGATTTTGTCGCAGCCTACGAACAACCTGTTATCAACCTCATGGTTGCAGCTGGTTCGCACGTGGTGGTCACCGACTACCCCCGTGACCCCGAGGACAATATTCAGCTGTACTGCGACCATGGTGCAGCTTCTCACGCGCTTGCCGACGCCGTCCGCGCCGCCGCATCGCTCGGCGTGGGGCATGAGAACTTGGCCTTGTGGGGGTTCTCTCAAGGCGGTGGGGCAGTAGGCACCCTGCTGGAACACCCCGAATATTGCCCTGAACTGCAGCCCCAGGCTGCGGTAGTGGGAGCGCCTCCGGCGGATCTTGTTGCAACCCTCAAGCATGTCGACGGCGGGCTGGCTACCGTGGTCATCGCTTACGCCGCAGCAGGACTGGCCGCCTTGAGCCCAGCGATCCGTGATGAAATTTCTTCCGTTCTCAACGATCGGGGGCTTGCCTTGTTGCGTCGCGCCGCCGAGGTCTGCGTCTCCGGTGGTGCCCAACGTGTGACACGTGCGCCCACCTCAACGTGGACTATTTCTGGTCGATCCTTAGCAGAGCTTCTCGACGACCTTCCTGCCACTGGCGCGGTCCTCGACCAACGTCGGCTGGGCACCCGAAGTCCTTTGATTCCGGTTCGACTGTGGGGCAGTGTGCATGATGATATCGTTCCGTATTCAACAGTGGTGGACCTGGCAGATGCATGGGGCGTTGAGCTCCAAACGCGTCGCCTGCCTCGGATTCCTGGACGTAACGCGCTGAACCACTTCCTGCCGTACTTTCAGCATGCCACCAGTGATGTCCGATGGCTTCTCTCCCAGCTGGGCAGGTAGGGTTACCACCATGCGAATACTGCTTGGATTTCTGCTCGTAGAGGCGATGGTCTTCATCGCGGTCGGCGCGTGGATCGGCTATGGGTGGGCAGTTCTGCTTGTTCTTGGATTGATGCTGCTCGGCGGGTTGGCGGGTGGTGCGTCGTTACGCACAACCTTGCTGAGTAGTGCCCAGACTGGGTATGAAAATCCCGGCAAAGTGGCGGGTGATTCCGGTTTGATCCTGGCAGGGTGGGCGATGAGTATGATCCCAGGCATTGTCAGTTCCGTCGTAGGTTTAATCCTGCTGTTCGGGCCGACACGGTCGGTGATCCGCCGTTTTGCGGCCACGAAGATCACCCGCGACTTCGAAAACTTTGGCATGTCGATTTACCAGCATTCGCCACTGTCCAAACGCCACGATGATTACGGTTCCTTTGACGGCGGGGCCTGCGACGGATCCGCTGCCGGAATGGTTATTGACAATGAAGAGATCGAACACTGGACCCGAAAACTAGATCCTGATGATTTCAAGACCGACGGCAAGGGCGGGGACAAGTAAGTGATATTTGTGCTGCGCCTGGCGCTGGCGGCGTTTTCGGGGTTTGTCGCTTTTGCGTCTTATGAACCATTGGGCTTGTGGTGGGCTGGCATCGCAGGGATTGCGTTGTTGTATATCTGTCTGATTCCGTGGGGGACAAGGAAACCCACCGGGTGGGGTGGTGCGGCGATCGGGTTTGCGCACGGTTTTGTGCTGTACATGTTTTTGCTTCCGTGGATCGGTGAGTATGTTGGGCCGCTGCCGTGGGTTGCGCTTGCAGTTGCCTGTGCCCTGTATTCCGTGGCCACCGGCGCGTTTGGGGTTTTCGCTGCTCGGCATCGCGGGGGTTTTATCGCTTTCTCCGTGATCTACGTGGCGGTGGAGTTCGCCCGGTCGTCGTTTCCTTTCGGTGGTTTTTCCTGGGTGCGCTTGGCATGGGGCCAGATCAACGGCCCGCTGGCCAATCTCGCCCCGTGGGGTGGCCCAGCGCTTGTTACGCTGGCCACTGTTGTGGTCGCGACAGGTGCCGTAGCGTTTTTCCGCTCCTCACGGGTTGGCGGTACGGTGGCGGTGGTTGTTCCCATCCTGCTTGGTCTTGTGGCAGGTTTGGGCGTGAATAACCCGGAGCACACCACCGATGAGATCACCGCTTCGGCGATCCAAGGAAACGTGCCTCGCATGGGCCTCGACTTCAACGCACAACGCCGTGCTGTGCTGGCCAACCACGCTCGTGTCACTGAAGAGTTGGCAGCTACTGGTGTAGAACCCGATATTGTGATCTGGCCGGAGAACTCGTCGGATGTCAACCCGTTTACTGATGAGGAGGCACGTGAGCTTATCGACGACGCCGTCGCCGCGATTAATGCGCCCGTGTTGGTGGGCACAATTACATATGACCATGTTGGTGCCCGCAACACCATGGTGGTTTTTGACCCGGCTACGGGGCCAGGGGACTACCACCACAAGATCTATCTCCAGCCCTTTGGCGAGACTATGCCGATGCGTGAATCTTTCCGCTTATTTTCCCCATATGTTGATGACGCCGGCGATTTCAAACCTGGCAATGGCGACGGCACGGTGACGATGCGCGATATTGTGGTCGGGGTGGCCACGTGCTACGAGGTGGCGTTTGATCCGGCCTACCGGGACTCGGTGCTCAACGGCGCTGAGATCCTCACTACGCCAACGAATAATGCGACTTTCGGTTTCACCGACATGACGTACCAGCAACTCGCGATGAGTCGTTTGCGCGCCATCGAATTAGATCGCGCACTGGTAGTGGCGGCGACCTCTGGAGTGTCCGCTATTGTCCACCCCGACGGGAGTGTGTCGCAGAAAACCGAGATCTTCGAGGCCGACACCTTGACCGAAACTTTACCGTTGCGTGATTCCATTACGTTTGCTGCACGGTACGGTGCAACTGTGGAGTGGCTTCTGGTTGCCTTGGGTGTGCTGTCGATGGGGGTGTCGCTAGTTGTGCGCCGTCGCGGGTAAACTGGCCGATAGCACTGTTTCTTAACACTTTAAGGAGAATGGATTTACCGTGGCTCAGGTCGACGATTCAACGCTTGTGATCATCCCCACGTACAACGAGCGTGAGAACCTCCCGCTGATCGTCGGGCGCGTGCGCCAATCCAGCCCCGAGGTGGACGTTCTTATTGTCGACGACAATTCGCCTGACGGCACCGGTGACAAGGCCGATGAGCTTGCTCGTGACGACGATTCCATCCACGTTTTGCACCGCGAAGGCAAAGGTGGCCTCTTAGGGGCTTACCGCGCCGGTTTCGACTGGGGTTTGCAGCGAGATTACCAGGTGTTGTGTCAGATGGATGCTGATGGCTCGCACGCGCCTGAGCAATTGCACTTGCTTCTCGACGAGATTGACGCGGGAGCAGATCTAGTGATTGGCTCACGTTATGTGGACGGTGGCAAGGTAGTTAACTGGCCGAAGGATCGCTACATCTTGTCTAAAGGTGGCAACCTGTATATCTCGGCTGCGTTGTCGGGTGATGTGAAAGATATGACGGCGGGGTATAGGGCGATTCGTCGCAGCGTTCTCGAGACGTTGGATGTGGATCAGCTATCGACCAAGGGCTACATCTTCCAGGTGGAATTAGCGTTTCGCGCCATCCAGTCTGGCTTCGATGTGCGTGAGGTTCCCATCACCTTCACCGAGCGTGAGCTGGGAGAGTCGAAGCTGGATGCAAGCTTTGCCAAGGACTCGCTAGCAG comes from Corynebacterium cystitidis and encodes:
- the ygiD gene encoding 4,5-DOPA-extradiol-dioxygenase; the protein is MTTRALFVGHGTPMNAIQDNDFTRTWARLGEQIRRENATPRAIVSISAHWYTRGAGVTAMTDPKTIHDFWGFPPELHSVEYNAPGDPEVAELVSDIVKPTLVQQDYNWGLDHGTWSVLKHMFPDATIPVVQLSIDATKPLSHHVEMGTKLARLARENNVLIVGSGNVVHNLHMVQRHAGDTGFAWADEFDEDAASIMKTDPERLNALADHASYSRAVPTPDHFLPLAYVAGAAAGFGHTEVDEFNKKRTWGSLSMTGFTVETGDSQA
- a CDS encoding SDR family oxidoreductase; the protein is MSSGTILLLGATSDIGVEIAARICTGRDVVLAARRVEALSAVEQRLRDAGARDLRRVAFEATDLASHREIVRDAAPTTAIVAFGILGTQSRAESDEAHVAEIATVDYTAQITMLTVLADEMSRGEIIAFSSIAGWRARRANYVYGSTKAGLDAFCQGLADRLHGSDLALITARPGFVIGKMTEGMKPAIMSVTPDVVAAHVVHAIGKTGSRTVWIPRRLAVLAAAMNLVPRPLWRHMPR
- a CDS encoding lipase family protein, translating into MACVIARTLLPFCYDLLRRRRGADPDDAKATWVIGGTPGTLIHARRIPALGLNTRLNHAHAWRITYVTSDAENRTITSTGVVFRSNNPWQGAGPRPTIAFAPSTQGVAPHCDPSYSSTVGLEFRGDFDFVAAYEQPVINLMVAAGSHVVVTDYPRDPEDNIQLYCDHGAASHALADAVRAAASLGVGHENLALWGFSQGGGAVGTLLEHPEYCPELQPQAAVVGAPPADLVATLKHVDGGLATVVIAYAAAGLAALSPAIRDEISSVLNDRGLALLRRAAEVCVSGGAQRVTRAPTSTWTISGRSLAELLDDLPATGAVLDQRRLGTRSPLIPVRLWGSVHDDIVPYSTVVDLADAWGVELQTRRLPRIPGRNALNHFLPYFQHATSDVRWLLSQLGR
- a CDS encoding FxsA family protein, which encodes MRILLGFLLVEAMVFIAVGAWIGYGWAVLLVLGLMLLGGLAGGASLRTTLLSSAQTGYENPGKVAGDSGLILAGWAMSMIPGIVSSVVGLILLFGPTRSVIRRFAATKITRDFENFGMSIYQHSPLSKRHDDYGSFDGGACDGSAAGMVIDNEEIEHWTRKLDPDDFKTDGKGGDK
- the lnt gene encoding apolipoprotein N-acyltransferase, which produces MIFVLRLALAAFSGFVAFASYEPLGLWWAGIAGIALLYICLIPWGTRKPTGWGGAAIGFAHGFVLYMFLLPWIGEYVGPLPWVALAVACALYSVATGAFGVFAARHRGGFIAFSVIYVAVEFARSSFPFGGFSWVRLAWGQINGPLANLAPWGGPALVTLATVVVATGAVAFFRSSRVGGTVAVVVPILLGLVAGLGVNNPEHTTDEITASAIQGNVPRMGLDFNAQRRAVLANHARVTEELAATGVEPDIVIWPENSSDVNPFTDEEARELIDDAVAAINAPVLVGTITYDHVGARNTMVVFDPATGPGDYHHKIYLQPFGETMPMRESFRLFSPYVDDAGDFKPGNGDGTVTMRDIVVGVATCYEVAFDPAYRDSVLNGAEILTTPTNNATFGFTDMTYQQLAMSRLRAIELDRALVVAATSGVSAIVHPDGSVSQKTEIFEADTLTETLPLRDSITFAARYGATVEWLLVALGVLSMGVSLVVRRRG
- a CDS encoding polyprenol monophosphomannose synthase, whose amino-acid sequence is MAQVDDSTLVIIPTYNERENLPLIVGRVRQSSPEVDVLIVDDNSPDGTGDKADELARDDDSIHVLHREGKGGLLGAYRAGFDWGLQRDYQVLCQMDADGSHAPEQLHLLLDEIDAGADLVIGSRYVDGGKVVNWPKDRYILSKGGNLYISAALSGDVKDMTAGYRAIRRSVLETLDVDQLSTKGYIFQVELAFRAIQSGFDVREVPITFTERELGESKLDASFAKDSLAEVTKWGLEHRGEQLAEIVNYAKNFTVYEFKRSPLASLPRKAKNLVRDIVGITQEVGKLADYEVRHSKHKKA